The following nucleotide sequence is from Candidatus Chromulinivoraceae bacterium.
AAATGGAACAAAACATTCATAGTCTCGATCGAGATGACTCGGCCACCGCCATACTTGCACCAAGTGAAAAGGCGCTCGACTATATTACCGGCGATGCATGTGTTATTGTTGACCCGCCACGTGCCGGCCTCCATGAGGATGTTATCGACACTTTACTCGAAGAAGCACCAGAGAGAATCATATATCTAAGTTGTAACCCTGTGACACAAGCTCGAGATGTAGCTCGCCTAGCAGTACGCTATGGCATACGTGCACATCGTGGTTACAACTTCTTCCCACGCACACCTCACATCGAGCATTTGATCGTACTCGACCGAAAAAGCTAGCTTGTTTTTATTCGGCGGTAGGCGAACTTGGCAGCAATGCGCCAATCGCTTTTTGCATCGCTATCATAGCGATAGATCTCACCATTTTTGACTTCACCAATAAGCACGAGCGCAGGGTTATATGGAGCAAGCGTACGGTAGAAGATAATATCTTCATCACTAATGTGACCGCGCCCTGGAAAAACCTCACGAAACTTGTCGCGACCGATTGCATCGAAATAGTTTGGCTGGCCCTTGGGCGGAAAATAAACTTCCGCCTTTAAACCCATGCGGGCAACCATCTTTTTGACATCACTTAAAAGCAGGCGAGAGTGTCCGTGAACGTAGACAAACAGCTGTTTCTTCTTGGTTAAAAATACCGTTGCCGAAGCACTGCGACTAACATCTACGCCACGCACAATAACTTGTGATATTTCAGCATCGACGCCGAACCGCTCTTTACAGACCTTTTCGAGCGCTATATCATCATAGATCTCTTCTCGCATAATAGCTCCATTGTAACACGACATCGTCAAGTCCACTGACGTGACACGGGGCGAGCATCAATCGTGTAGCACGTGGAAAAGCCTGGGCTTCGAGAAGTCGTCGAAAAACTTTAGACATGTAAAGCAATATAGGCGCACAACAATTGGATCTATACCGGTTCTACATCAGTGAGGCTAATTTGATTTTTGTGTTTGAAATAATAGATACACATCGCAAGTGTCAAGTTACAGATCAGCCCATAGATTGGCCTGACATATAAAATCCCGAGCGGCTGGCCAGCAAGCGAAAGTAAGGAAAAGATATACGCAACGGCCGCCAACGTCCAAGGAAATGGGTCTTCTGAGTGTGGCTCGGACTTTACCTTTAAAGCAACCATACTTGTACCGAAAATGTCGATTAAAAGAGTAAGCCAGATTGCTATATCATTGCTGTGCGTAGTAAACCAAATCGCGATCGTCAGCAGTGCAAATCCGAAAAGCAATTTGTCCCATTTTGATGTGTTGCGTACGCCGTATTTTAGCGACAGAAGTAGAATGATAAAACTGCCGGCAAAAAAGATCAGAGAAACGAGAGTTGATAGGCGACCGCCTGACAGGTACTGCGAAAGAAAGGCTATGCCATTCATAATGGCGGAAACAAGCCAGCTCAGCTGATGTGGTTTTGTCTTTCCGTTTAGAATCGCTAGCACATACGGAATAATGCAGTATGCAGCAACGGCTGTTGAAATAAAACCGGCGATTTTAGTAAGTTCCATAGCACAAGTATAAATTTAAGTGAGAGACTCGCCAAGTATTTTCAATAAAAATCATTAGAGAGTTATTGCTGTCATCTATTTGAAAGAACTTGCATCAAATAATGACCGTGTAGTTAAATAGTTAACGAATTATTCAGTCGCTTTTAGCGATTTAGACGGAAGCAGGGGATATAATATGCTCGATAAACTTTCTGAAATGCAGTCTTACTTATTTCAAGATGCTCCTACATCCGAAATACTTGGACGGGGGTCTCCTATCGCGCCTTCGAGGACCGTACTCTCTCAGTATGTAATCAATGAATTGCCACGAGATATAAAGGAATGGAATGACGACATTCTTTCTATAGAAGAATTGGCAAAACGGCAAGTAGTCGTGTTAGAAGCTGAACAAAAGCGACTGCGTACACTTAAAAACAATGAAGAAGCCGCCGTCGCTCATCTTGACATGCTTATGTTACTGGGCGCATATTTGCCTACAAAAGAAGTTGCATACCAGGTTGCACCTCCATTGCTTCTTGAACTGTTAACGTACCTTAGCGCACGCCATCATTTACCCTATCGATTAACCTACGAGTTAATAGTTGATGTCAATGTTACCGCCTTTTTACGATCCGGTGGAGACATTCGTACGTTCAGCAACGGCAAAACCGGACGTGTTGAGCGCGATTTCTATGTAGGACACTACTTGGCAGAACAACATATTCGTCGTTCATATGAGCTGCTACGCACCATCCTAGATCATCCAGCAATGACAGATAAACATACTAAACTCAAATCTACTCTCAAGGCCCTTGAACAATTTACCTCATACATGACCGCATTTGAACGATTACCCCCAGATAGCTATGCATACTTTCGTCGCTTCCTAGTTCCGTATCCTGACAACGTTAGGAATGCAAGTGGTGCATTTATGCCTACACCTCAGTTATTTGAGATGCTATTGCATACACCAGGTTTTACGCAAACTGAATACTTACGTCACAACCTGCAATATTTCTCCCGCTGGGCGCAAGAGGATTTGCAAGCGCACATCGAAGCCAAGGCGCAGCCAGTAACTCTTCAGTCCCTTCTAGATAGTGGCACGTTGCCCCTCGAAACAGACGAGCGCAAACTTGTTGATGCTATCATTGAACAATTTGTACAATTTAAGTTGACGCACATAAAAGTTGCGTCGTCTAAAATTCCTGAAGCTTTTCCAAAACCGCCAATTCTAGGGCGTGAAAACCTTCGTGCGTTCCAGCCACAACTTGACGCTAAACGAAATGGAACGGGCACTCAACAAGGTACAGGTGGTTTCACGCCACAAGATTTTCTTGCAGATGGAGTTGGTCGGCTACTCAATTTACAGATACAGTTGCGGCAATGATATGTCCAAAAAGGTAATAGCCCGCACCACTAGTGCTCTATAGAACTTAACACAGCCGGTCGTGTCCTCATATAAAAACGATCTTGGAGGTTGGATGAACCCATTCCTTTTTTGCCTAGTAAGATAAGCCAATCTGTCTCGGTTTTTTGCGCTACAATGGAAGGTAATGGATTTTTCTACACGTTACCGTAAATTGAACGAAAAACAGAGAGAAGCCGTCGATATCATCGATGGGCCTGTCATGGTTATTGCTGGCCCAGGCACAGGTAAAACCGAACTACTCAGTATGCGCGCAGCAAATATTCTGAAAAAAACCGATACCTTGCCAGAGAATATTTTGTGTTTGACATTTACCGAAAGTGGTGCCGCAGCAATGCGAGAGCGACTCTCGCAGATCATTGGTAGGGATGCTTACAAAATAGCAATCCACACCTTCCACAGTTTTGGAACAGAAGTCATAAATCATAACAACGAATTCTTTTATAGGGGTGCCTCGTTTAAACCAGCTGACGAGCTTAGCTGTTACGAACTCATGAACGCCATTTTTGATGGCCTCGATTACAATAACCCGCTCGCTGGCAAGATGAACGGTGAGTACACCCATTTACGTGATGCCGTAACGGCGATCTCGGAGCTTAAAAAGAGCGGCCTTACGAGTGATGAACTGCTTGTTTTGCTTGATGCAAACGACAAAGTCATGGACGAGATTGAACCACTGCTACAGACTATTTTCGCAGGGCGCATAGGTAAGATCACCGCTTCGCAGCTACGCGCTATTCTCCCTACCATTCGCGAATCTAACGAAAAACTACCGCTACCTGGTTTTGTTTCACTCGCCCGTATTGTTGCAGATAGTCTACAAACAGCAATCGAAGTTGCCGAGGCAGAGAACTCGACCAAAGCCATTACCGCCTGGCGCAATATATGGCTCAAAAAGAACGAAAAAGGCGATTTTGCATTTAGGGCACGCGACCGCCAAACAAAACTGCGCGCCGTCAGCTACATATATTACCAATACCTCCTGCGTATGCAGGAGCTTCAGCAATTCGATTTTGACGACATGATTTTACGCGTCGTTCACGCCATGGAAGTGTTTCCGGAACTCCGATTTAATCTCCAAGAACGTTTTCAGTACATTATGGTTGACGAGTTTCAGGACACAAACATGGCACAGATGCGTATTTTGCGTAACCTGACAAGCAACGAGGCTAACGCAGATCGTCCTAATATTCTAGTTGTAGGAGATGACGACCAAGCTATTTACAGTTTTCAAGGTGCCGACGTCGGAAATATTAACGGTTTTCGTGAATTATACGTAGAGACGAAGCTCATAACACTCGTCGACAACTATCGTTCGACCGACGCGGTACTATCACATGCCCGCGAAGTCATAACGCTTGGTACTGACCGACTTGAAAACCACATCGACGATCTCAATAAAACCCTCGTACCTCATCACCAGGCCAATACGTCCGTCAGACTGGTCGAGCTTACGACTAATAGCGACGAACGGCTCTGGGTGGTCGATGCGATCTCACAGGCCATACAATCAGGCACCGATCCTTGCGACATAGCTGTTATCGCAAGGCGCCATCACGAACTCGAAGCGTTGCTGCCATATTTCGCAAAAGCTGGCATTAACGTAAATTACGAGCGACGAGATAACGTACTCGACCTCGAAATTATTCAACTTGTAGAACACATCGCTCAAATACTCGTCACACTATTTGAAAAGAGGCATGAAGACGCCGACGCGCAAATGCCCAAATTATTAGCTCATCCTGCATTCGGGTTTATGCCAATCGATATATGGAGGCTGAGCCTCAATGCTCGTAATAACCACCAAAAATGGATGGAAGTTATGGCCTCGACACCGCTTTTTGTTCCACTTCATACCTGGCTTATCTCGCAGGCTCAATTGTTGACTCACGAGCCGCTCGAAATTATGCTCGACCATATTATTGGTCTACCATCTGAGCGTGAGGAGAGTGATTCGACATACGATGATAGTGATGATGAAACGAAAAAAGAAGAGAATACTCCCGAATTTATTTCGCCGCTTTTTCAGTATTTCTTTTCTCAAGATAAGCTCAAGACATCGCCAGATGCCTATCTCCTATACCTAGAAGCCCTCAGGACGATTCGTACAAAACTGCGTGAGTATCAGCCTAACGACCCGCCAACCTTGCAGTCATTTCTCGAGTTTATCCGCCTTCATCGTCAGCTCGGCAGCTCCATTACGAGCGTACGACCAAAAAGCGAACGTATTCAAACCGCAGTGAACCTTATGACCGCTCACAAATCGAAAGGTCTGGAGTTTAATGCAGTCTATATCGTAGGCGCAATAGACTCAGCATGGGGTGAACGTGTTCGCACCCGATCACGACTTATTAGCTATCCTGAAAACCTTCCTCTTACGCCGTCCGGTGATACATTTGACGAACGCCTACGACTATTCTTCGTGGCAATGACTCGTGCAAAAAATCATCTCACCATTAGCTACAGCCTGACCGACGACAGCGGGAAGGGCACGCTACGAGCAAGCTTTTTACATGATGGTATCTGGAAACCAATCGTTGACAATCAACCAACTACCCTCGACACGCTCATAAAGGCAGCCGAACTTGCCTGGTATCAACCCCTCGTTCGTCCACTCCATGCCAACATGAAAGAGTTGCTCGCACCGCATCTTGAGACCTACAAGCTCAGTAGCACTCATATTAATAACTTTCTTGATATTACGCGCGGTGGACCGCAGAGCTTTTTGCTAAACAATATTCTCCGTTTTCCGCAGACTATGAGCCCAAGCGCAAGCTACGGGTCAGCTATCCATGCCAGCCTGCAGCGCGCACATGCACATGTTTCTGCGACTGGGAAAGCGCGACCATTGGAAGATATCCTTCACGATTTTGAAGAAAGTTTGCGCGCTACGCACATGAATGAGTTGGAGCTTGCAACATACCTCCAAAAGGGAAGTGATGCGCTCTCTACATTTTTAACCGAAAAACAATCGTCTTTTGTACCCACACAAAAGACCGAGCTGAGTTTTGCTGGACAAGGTGTCCAAATCGGCCAGGTTAGATTAACGGGTTCTCTCGATCTTGTCGATGTAGACGAAGAAGACCGTTCGATCATCGTTACCGACTACAAGACCGGAAAGGCTGCTCGCGATTGGAACGGTAAAACAGATTACGAAAAAATTAAACTTCATAAGTATCGCCAGCAGCTTATGTTCTACCAGCTACTTACTTCAAACTCGCGTGATTTTAGCAAATACACATTCAAAAAGGGCGTACTTCAGTTTGTAGAGCCGACGATGAGCGGTGACATCATTCATCTTGAGGCAGAGTTTACGAAAGATGAACTTGAATCGTTCACTAGGCTTCTTGCGGCCGTATGGCGACACATCATTGCACTTGATCTGCCAGTAACTGAAAACTACGAACCAAGCTACAAAGGTATTCTTGCGTTCGAACAAGATCTAATAGATGGCATCTTATAGTTACAAAACACACACGTAGGAAGTCTTCTAGACAAGTTTGCGATCGCATACTAAGGTACTATAAAACCAAGGATTTATAGACACAGCCATTCCCGCAACTATAGCCTATAAATGATAAAAGCCCTGCAAGTGCAGCAGGGCCTTCACCATCAAAACCGACGGGCGACTTGCTGTACTTGCAGGGCTGGCTAGATCACGAGGACCTTCGCGTCCTCGAACAGCACCCCGAGGGTCGTCTTGATGACCTC
It contains:
- a CDS encoding ATP-dependent DNA helicase, whose protein sequence is MDFSTRYRKLNEKQREAVDIIDGPVMVIAGPGTGKTELLSMRAANILKKTDTLPENILCLTFTESGAAAMRERLSQIIGRDAYKIAIHTFHSFGTEVINHNNEFFYRGASFKPADELSCYELMNAIFDGLDYNNPLAGKMNGEYTHLRDAVTAISELKKSGLTSDELLVLLDANDKVMDEIEPLLQTIFAGRIGKITASQLRAILPTIRESNEKLPLPGFVSLARIVADSLQTAIEVAEAENSTKAITAWRNIWLKKNEKGDFAFRARDRQTKLRAVSYIYYQYLLRMQELQQFDFDDMILRVVHAMEVFPELRFNLQERFQYIMVDEFQDTNMAQMRILRNLTSNEANADRPNILVVGDDDQAIYSFQGADVGNINGFRELYVETKLITLVDNYRSTDAVLSHAREVITLGTDRLENHIDDLNKTLVPHHQANTSVRLVELTTNSDERLWVVDAISQAIQSGTDPCDIAVIARRHHELEALLPYFAKAGINVNYERRDNVLDLEIIQLVEHIAQILVTLFEKRHEDADAQMPKLLAHPAFGFMPIDIWRLSLNARNNHQKWMEVMASTPLFVPLHTWLISQAQLLTHEPLEIMLDHIIGLPSEREESDSTYDDSDDETKKEENTPEFISPLFQYFFSQDKLKTSPDAYLLYLEALRTIRTKLREYQPNDPPTLQSFLEFIRLHRQLGSSITSVRPKSERIQTAVNLMTAHKSKGLEFNAVYIVGAIDSAWGERVRTRSRLISYPENLPLTPSGDTFDERLRLFFVAMTRAKNHLTISYSLTDDSGKGTLRASFLHDGIWKPIVDNQPTTLDTLIKAAELAWYQPLVRPLHANMKELLAPHLETYKLSSTHINNFLDITRGGPQSFLLNNILRFPQTMSPSASYGSAIHASLQRAHAHVSATGKARPLEDILHDFEESLRATHMNELELATYLQKGSDALSTFLTEKQSSFVPTQKTELSFAGQGVQIGQVRLTGSLDLVDVDEEDRSIIVTDYKTGKAARDWNGKTDYEKIKLHKYRQQLMFYQLLTSNSRDFSKYTFKKGVLQFVEPTMSGDIIHLEAEFTKDELESFTRLLAAVWRHIIALDLPVTENYEPSYKGILAFEQDLIDGIL